The Alistipes megaguti sequence GTACATCGCCAAGATCATCCGCGAGAACGAAGGCAAGGCGAAGTACATCGGCGGCGGCGAGGAGTCGTTCGGCTACCTGGGCGGCGACTACGTGCGAGACAAGGATGCCGTATCGGCCTGCTCGCTGGCGGCCGAGGCCGCAGCCTGGGCCATGGATACGATGGGGCTGACGCTCTACGAGTGGCTGCAGGAGCTCTACGTGAAGTACGGCTTCTACCGTGAGGGGCTTGTCTCGGTGGTCCGCAAGGGCAAGGAGGGGGCCGAAGAGATCCAGCAGATGATGGTGAACTTCCGTTCGAACCCGCCGAAGACGATTCTGGGCTCGCCGGTGGTGAAGATCAACGATTTCCAGACGCTGGAGACGACCGACGTGAAGACGGGCGTGAAGACGCCGATCGAGCAGGATCGCAGCAACGTGCTGCAGTGGTTCACCGAGGACGGCACGAAGGTCTCGGTACGCCCGTCGGGTACGGAGCCGAAGATCAAGTTCTACTTCGGAGTGAAGGCTCCGCTGGCATCGGTTGCCGACTACGACAAGGTGCTCTCCGAGCTGGATGCCAGGATCGAGGGCATCAAGAAGGATCTCCATCTGGAGTAATCCGCGAGGGGGCAAGGCAGGCAAGGGTGGCCGGGGCAGACAGGGGCAGGTCTGGCACCGTGTTTCGCTCTCCCTCCGAACGTGAAATACAATCCGAAACCCCGGACACCGCGGGGCGGAGAAAAGAGAGGGGCTTTCCGTGAGGAAAGCCCCTCTCTTTTCTCCGCTGCCGGTCCTGTGTCGCCGGACCCAATCCGGACAAGCGGCAGTCGGCTCATCTTGCACCTGCACGACCCGGTACCAGCTGCCGGTCCTGCCGCCGGACTCGATCCGGGCAAGCGGCATTCGACCCATCTCGCACCTGTACGCCCTGGTACCAGCACGCCCCGGCCCGGGTCTTTGCCGCCCCTCGCCTACTGCTTTTGGAGTTTTTCGTTGTGGAGGTGACGTTCGCTGTCGCGTGCGGTTTTCTTGGCGAAGTTGGCCTCGACGGCGGCCGTAAGGTCTACACCCGTCTGGTTGGCCAGACAGACCAGCACCCACAGCACGTCGGCCATCTCGTCGGCCAGATTGGCCTTCTCGCCCGCCTTGAACGATTGGTCGCCGTAGGTGCGGGCCATGACGCGGGCCAACTCCCCCACCTCCTCCGTGAGGCAGGCCATGTTTGTGAGTTCCGAAAAGTAGCGTACGCCGTATTGTTTGATCCAGGCGTCGACCCGTTCCTGCAGTTCCTTGATTTCCATAACCGTATATCGCTTTTTTGAGTTTGTTCAGAAAGCTCCGGCAATACCGGAGAGACCAATGAGACCCGGCGGTCAGTTGACCCGGATGAGATTCAGCCCGTCACGCAGCGGGACGATGACATTCTCCACGCGGGGATCCTCGACCACCAAGCGGTTGAACTCCATGAGGGCCTGCGTGTGGCGGTCGCCGTGGGCGACGGGTTCGACGACCTTCCCCGACCAGAGGATGTTGTCGGCAATGAGGACCGAACCGCTGTGCACCAGCTTCGGGGAGCCGTTGTCGCCCATCAGCATGCGGTAGTAGTCGGGATATTCGCGCTTGTCGCCGTCGATGAAGACCAGATCGTAGACCTCGCCCAGCCGGGGAGCCACGTCGAGGGCCGATCCGATGTGGAAACGGATCTTGCGGCCGTGGGGCGAGCGGTCGAACCACGATTGGGTGAACTCTTCGAGTTCGTCGTCGACCTCGATGGTGTCCAACCGGGCTTCGTCGTCCAGACCTGCGGCCATCGAGAGGGCCGAATAGCCCGTGAAGGTGCCGATTTCGAGCACCCGCCGCGGACGGATCATCCGCACGAGCATCTCCAGCAGCCGGCCCTGAATGTGGCCCGACAGCATGCGGGGGGCCACGGCCCGCAGATTGGTTTCACGGTCCAGTTCGTGCAGCAACTCCTCCTCGGGAGCCGAATGTTCGTGTACGTATCGTTCGAGAGCCTCCATAATTATCTGTATATGAGCCGCGACATCTTTGAGAAAAGCTCCTCGGCCACCTCGGTCAACTGCGAGGCCGTCAGGGCTCGGATCTTGGCGTAGACCTGCTCCATGGTGTCGACCTCGTCGTGGCAGAGCAGGCTTTTGCCGGCGCTGAGCATGTAGCTTTCGTTGCTTTCGCTCGAGATGGCCAGCTGGGCGATGAACTGCTTCTTGGCCATCGAGAGCTGACGGGGCGAGAGGGGTGTGGTGCGCAGTTTGTGCAACTGCTCCTCGATGAGTTCGATGCACTGCGCGGCATTGGCGTGCTCCGAACTGAAGTAGATGGCCACGATCCCCGTGTCGCCGTAGGGGGTGTAGGAGGCCTCGATGTTGTACGATAACCCGTGGCGTTCGCGGATGACCATGTTGAGCAGTGAGTTGGCGCTCGGTCCGCCGAGGATGTTGACCAGCAGGGCCAGGGGCAGTCGTCGCTCGTCGGCGATGTCGTAGGCGCGGCAGCCGATGATGCAGTGGGTCTGGTGGGTGTGGCGTGCGACGCTCTTCTCGAAGGGGATACAGGGGGCTGGGGCTACCCTTTCGCCGCGGCACAGGGTCGATGCCTCGCCGCCGAAGTAACGTGCCGCGACGGCCTCGGCCACCCGGGGCGAGAAGTTGCCGATCGACGAGAAGACCATGCGGTCGGTGGTATGCATGCGCCGCGTGAAGGCGCGGATCGCCTCTCCGTCGTAGCGGGCCAGGGCGACCTTGCGGCCCAGGATGTTGTGACCGAGCTGCGAACCCTCGAACAGCAGATCCTCGAAGGTGTCGTAGATCAGGTCGGCGGGCGAATCCTTGTAGGTGTTGATTTCGTCGACGATCACCTCCTTTTCGCGCTCCAGCTCGCGGTTGGGGAAGGTCGAGTGGAAGGCGATGTCGGCGATCAGTTCGGCGGCCTTGGCGAAGTCGCCGCGGAGCGTCGTGGCGTGGATTGTCGTATCCTCCTTGGTGGTGAAGGCGTTCAGCTCGCCGCCGAGGTTTTCGAGGCGGC is a genomic window containing:
- a CDS encoding nucleotide pyrophosphohydrolase: MEIKELQERVDAWIKQYGVRYFSELTNMACLTEEVGELARVMARTYGDQSFKAGEKANLADEMADVLWVLVCLANQTGVDLTAAVEANFAKKTARDSERHLHNEKLQKQ
- a CDS encoding pitrilysin family protein; this translates as MEFHTYTLPNGIRGIHRQVHGSVAHCALVIGAGSRDEFPSEYGLAHFTEHAFFKGTERRRAWQVNCRLENLGGELNAFTTKEDTTIHATTLRGDFAKAAELIADIAFHSTFPNRELEREKEVIVDEINTYKDSPADLIYDTFEDLLFEGSQLGHNILGRKVALARYDGEAIRAFTRRMHTTDRMVFSSIGNFSPRVAEAVAARYFGGEASTLCRGERVAPAPCIPFEKSVARHTHQTHCIIGCRAYDIADERRLPLALLVNILGGPSANSLLNMVIRERHGLSYNIEASYTPYGDTGIVAIYFSSEHANAAQCIELIEEQLHKLRTTPLSPRQLSMAKKQFIAQLAISSESNESYMLSAGKSLLCHDEVDTMEQVYAKIRALTASQLTEVAEELFSKMSRLIYR
- a CDS encoding O-methyltransferase translates to MEALERYVHEHSAPEEELLHELDRETNLRAVAPRMLSGHIQGRLLEMLVRMIRPRRVLEIGTFTGYSALSMAAGLDDEARLDTIEVDDELEEFTQSWFDRSPHGRKIRFHIGSALDVAPRLGEVYDLVFIDGDKREYPDYYRMLMGDNGSPKLVHSGSVLIADNILWSGKVVEPVAHGDRHTQALMEFNRLVVEDPRVENVIVPLRDGLNLIRVN